The DNA sequence TAGTGATGATCAATACGCCAACCCAAGTTGCGGCGAAAGGCGGCTGTGCGATAATCCCACCAGCTATAATGTCCGCCTTCAGTAGTAAACTTACGAAAAGCATCAGCAAAGCCTAATTCCAGAATATCTCTCAAGGCTTGGCGTTCGGCTGGTGAGGACATAATATGGTTATCTGCATTTACTTTGTCGTGAATATCTATTGATTCCAGCGCAATATTAAAGTCACCACAAATGCAAATGGCTGATTGTGACTTCAGCAAAAATTGTAAATACTCCCTTAACACAGTCAACCAGCGTAACTTATATTCATATTTCTCGCTACCAATGGCGGAACCATTGGGTACATATAAATTTACAATCCGCATATCATCAATCACACCTGTAATTACGCGTTTCTGCTCATCCCATTCTGGTTCTAGGTGAGGCAAGATGGCTGTGAATCCTGCTGACACATCTTTTAGTGGTTGACGGGAGATGAGGGCGACACCGTTATAAGCTTTTTGTCCTGAGATGTAGAGATGGTAGCCTAATTCTACAAAGGGCGATCGCGGAAAATCGGCATCTATGACTTTTGTCTCTTGCAAACAAAGCACATCCACAGGATTCTCACTTAACCAATAGATCACCTGTTCTAGACGAGTGCGAATTGAATTAACATTCCAAGTTACAATTTTCATTTAGCTATTTATCGAAATTAATGCCTAAGATTCCCAGTTAACAAAATTTTAGTATTATTTAATCTTTATGTTAATGATCCTCGCAACTGCCGATTTTTAAACAGATTGTGACTCTGAGAAAATTGATCCCGTCCGGGATTTTTAGTATTTATGGCTACAAAATATAGTTTTTTGTAAGTTCCGCTACAAAATATTCAGACTAATTCTGATTCTCAAGGTAGATGAAAATCAAGGAAGGTGAGCTATATTTTAAAGGTGTAGACACTAAGTGACTACAACCTGTAAATAGTCTTAAATTTAGCGGACGACAGAGACGTTACTGTTAACTAATGTTGCACTCTTAAAGGTCAGTTAAGTTAATTGAAATCTTAAAAGAGTCAGTAAAAATGCTTTGTCTGCAAGAAAAGATTTTAATAATCTTTATAGCAAGACTTTCTGACAGCCTAAACCAAAACAATTTATGACAATCGCTCAGGTAGCCCCTTTAGGGAACGAGTTCCACCTCCAAATTATGGAGGAATTGAACTGGTAGTGAGTCGCTTGACCGATGAATTAGTGCATCGTGGCCATAAAGTAACTTTGTTTGCTTCTGGTGATTCACAAACTCTGGCTTGTTTAGGAGCAATTCATCCACAGGCTTTACGTTTAGACATTAATGTCCAAGAGTATGCAGTGTATGAAATGTTAGAACAGCGCCAAGCTGCGGAATTCGACATCATTCATTCTCATGTAGGAATTGGGGCATTACCCTTAGCGAGTTTGGTTACAACGCCCAGTGTGCATCCTCAGCACGGCAATTTTACAAAGGATGACTTAACGTCTACAGTCACCACTATAAGTAAGCTTACGTCAGTATGAGTAACGCTCAATGGCAAATTAATTTAAATTAGCTTGTCACAGTTGATCACGGAATTTTGCTTGCAGATTATCCGTTGATACCAAAAAATTGAGTCTTACTAAAATGGTTGATGGCTACGAAACAGCCTACAAAAAAATTATAAAAAATCGCATCAACCTCAACGGTTAAATCCATACCGCTCAAGGGCGGTAATAATTTACAACCTTTTTACCTGCATTTAATCATCAATCTTATTTTTTAAGGAGGACATTGGAATGAGTATGCGAGCCAACACTTGCCCCTGTTGCGGTGGTTCCCTACTGCGTCATGTCCGTCATGCTGAACTATATTGGTTTTGCCTGTCGTGCCGACAAGAAGTACCACTGTTAACAATTAATCGTTTAAATAATGGAGAAACCCGGAATACAGGAGTGCTGACTCAGCCAAAGATCAACACTTAAGTCTGGTTTTATCCAATAAGATGATTGTTCAAGAGGGATGTAAGGGCTTTGCTGTGAGCATCGGCCGAAGGATGTTCTTATGCAAAACCTTGACATCCTATATCCTTTATTCAACAGGACTTACGCACCAAGATTGTCTATGAAGATTGGGTGTAAGGGTGTGTGGCGTA is a window from the Aulosira sp. FACHB-615 genome containing:
- the xth gene encoding exodeoxyribonuclease III yields the protein MKIVTWNVNSIRTRLEQVIYWLSENPVDVLCLQETKVIDADFPRSPFVELGYHLYISGQKAYNGVALISRQPLKDVSAGFTAILPHLEPEWDEQKRVITGVIDDMRIVNLYVPNGSAIGSEKYEYKLRWLTVLREYLQFLLKSQSAICICGDFNIALESIDIHDKVNADNHIMSSPAERQALRDILELGFADAFRKFTTEGGHYSWWDYRTAAFRRNLGWRIDHHYLTPVLYERAKSCIIDVNPRKLTQPSDHTPVVVELE